A genome region from Bradyrhizobium sp. WSM1417 includes the following:
- a CDS encoding NYN domain-containing protein: MSPSSTDRIALFIDGANLYATAKTLGFDIDYKRLLKEFQSRGTLLRAFYYTAIIEDQEYSSIRPLIDWLDYNGYTVVTKATKEFIDASGRRKVKGNMDIELAVNAMELAEHIDQIVLFSGDGDFRSLVEAVQRRGVRVTVISTIASQPPMIADELRRQADVFTDLVELQSKLGRDPSERPAPRDREARGHTMKFLQQPKGNDPLD, translated from the coding sequence ATGTCACCTTCCTCTACCGACAGGATCGCGCTCTTCATCGACGGAGCCAATCTCTACGCGACGGCGAAAACTCTGGGCTTCGACATCGATTACAAGCGCCTGCTGAAGGAGTTTCAGAGCCGCGGGACGCTGCTTAGGGCGTTCTACTACACCGCGATCATCGAGGATCAGGAGTACTCCTCGATCCGGCCGCTGATCGACTGGCTCGACTACAACGGCTACACCGTCGTCACCAAGGCGACCAAGGAGTTCATCGACGCCTCCGGCCGCCGCAAGGTCAAGGGCAATATGGACATCGAGCTCGCCGTGAACGCCATGGAGCTCGCCGAGCACATCGACCAGATAGTGCTGTTCTCGGGCGACGGCGACTTCCGCTCCCTGGTCGAGGCCGTTCAGCGCCGCGGCGTGCGGGTCACCGTGATTTCCACGATCGCCAGCCAGCCGCCGATGATCGCGGACGAGTTGCGCCGCCAGGCCGACGTCTTCACCGACCTCGTCGAGCTGCAGTCCAAGCTCGGCCGCGACCCGTCCGAACGCCCCGCCCCGCGCGACCGTGAAGCGCGCGGACACACGATGAAGTTCTTGCAGCAGCCGAAGGGAAACGATCCGCTCGATTGA